A part of bacterium genomic DNA contains:
- a CDS encoding NAD(+)/NADH kinase yields MVKKILVFTNPHKERVSALIPELELVLKKCGVEIIFGENAARFACKEGVANDNLPEDIDMAISLGGDGTMLSTARIIAEKEIPILGINLGRLGFLNELDPTEISSVVPEIIKGRFSIDSRMMLEICPPGETEFKTALNEMVIDRGKSPRIICHKVFVSGEFVASFSADGMIVSSPTGSTAYSMAAGGGIISPKMEAFQVTALSPYTLSIRPLVVDASETIEIKYFTDGKESPRLTLDGQISKDIPSSGTIAVRKAPFSAHFVHYHDRTFYEVLRNKLGWANEPRNG; encoded by the coding sequence ATGGTAAAGAAGATACTTGTATTCACTAATCCTCATAAAGAAAGGGTTTCCGCACTTATTCCAGAGCTCGAGCTAGTTCTTAAAAAATGCGGTGTCGAGATTATTTTCGGAGAAAACGCAGCACGATTTGCCTGCAAAGAAGGGGTAGCAAACGATAATCTGCCCGAGGATATCGATATGGCTATCTCGCTCGGTGGCGATGGCACAATGCTCTCCACTGCTCGAATCATTGCTGAAAAAGAAATACCAATATTGGGTATCAATCTAGGAAGACTGGGCTTTTTAAATGAACTCGACCCAACAGAAATTTCATCGGTTGTTCCTGAAATTATTAAAGGAAGATTTTCTATCGACTCACGAATGATGCTCGAGATTTGCCCACCTGGCGAAACTGAGTTTAAAACCGCGCTTAACGAAATGGTCATTGATCGAGGGAAAAGCCCTCGAATTATTTGCCATAAAGTATTTGTTTCAGGCGAATTTGTGGCATCATTTTCCGCCGACGGCATGATCGTGTCTTCGCCCACTGGAAGCACAGCCTATAGCATGGCTGCAGGTGGAGGTATTATTTCACCGAAAATGGAAGCTTTTCAGGTAACAGCTTTATCGCCATATACACTTTCCATTAGACCTCTCGTCGTGGATGCCTCAGAGACAATCGAAATAAAGTATTTCACCGATGGCAAGGAATCGCCAAGGCTGACCCTCGATGGGCAAATCTCAAAAGATATACCCTCTTCCGGGACTATTGCCGTCCGAAAAGCACCTTTTTCGGCACATTTTGTGCATTACCATGATCGAACCTTTTACGAGGTCCTTAGGAATAAACTTGGTTGGGCTAATGAACCGCGTAATGGTTGA